In Streptomyces sp. Li-HN-5-11, the sequence GGACGTGATCGCGCACGGCATGTTCACCATGGCCGAGGCGATCCGCGTCGTCACCGACTGGCTGGGCGACCCCGGCGCCGTCGTCGAGTACGGCGTCCGTTTCACCAGGCCCGTGGTCGTCCCGGACGACGACAAGGGCGCGACGATCGAGGTCAGCGGCAAGGTCGCGGCCAAGCTCGACGACAACACGGTGCGGGTGGACCTGACGGCCACGAGCGGCGGGCAGAAGGTGCTGGGGATGTCCCGAGCGGTCGTACGGCTGGCCTGAGGGCCGCACAGGTAAGGGGCGCTCTCCCAGCGGGGCGCCCCTTACGCGTGCCGTACCGCTTGACGTAATTAGTAATTGACCACTAACTTACTTCGCATGGCCAGGATGAGTGCGGAGGACAGGCGCG encodes:
- a CDS encoding MaoC family dehydratase, yielding MTAKIAYDDVEVGTELPAQTFPVTRATLVRYAGASGDFNPIHWNERFAKEVGLPDVIAHGMFTMAEAIRVVTDWLGDPGAVVEYGVRFTRPVVVPDDDKGATIEVSGKVAAKLDDNTVRVDLTATSGGQKVLGMSRAVVRLA